The following are encoded in a window of Thermodesulfobacteriota bacterium genomic DNA:
- a CDS encoding YbgC/FadM family acyl-CoA thioesterase codes for MEIRVYYEDTDCGGVVYYANYLKYFERARTEFLRDRGQPLKDYMEKGIGFIVVRAEVDYRFPARYNDVLDITTAVSNITRASFVMEYTVLRKEDEKLLASGMTRLACINKKGKPIRIPDSLLRILGN; via the coding sequence ATGGAGATAAGGGTCTACTATGAGGATACCGATTGTGGTGGTGTGGTATACTATGCTAATTATCTTAAGTACTTTGAAAGAGCCAGAACGGAATTTCTTAGAGACAGGGGACAGCCACTTAAAGACTATATGGAGAAAGGCATTGGGTTCATTGTGGTAAGGGCAGAGGTGGATTATAGGTTCCCCGCAAGGTATAATGACGTACTGGATATAACAACAGCGGTTTCAAATATAACCAGAGCCAGTTTTGTTATGGAGTACACTGTCTTGAGAAAGGAGGATGAAAAACTCCTTGCTTCAGGAATGACCAGGCTGGCATGTATTAATAAGAAAGGTAAACCTATAAGGATTCCTGACAGTCTACTGAGGATATTGGGCAATTAG
- a CDS encoding DUF5678 domain-containing protein — MKAIDMTPIIKKYPGYFVALSYDRKEVLGKGHTPEEALEEANKKGYKDPILTKIPNENRSYLLCSRLNSHT; from the coding sequence ATGAAAGCAATAGATATGACACCAATCATAAAAAAGTATCCAGGTTACTTTGTGGCATTGAGTTATGATAGAAAAGAGGTGTTAGGTAAAGGGCATACACCCGAAGAGGCACTTGAGGAGGCAAATAAAAAGGGGTATAAAGATCCTATATTAACGAAGATTCCTAATGAGAATAGGAGTTATTTATTATGCAGCAGATTAAATTCCCATACTTGA
- a CDS encoding AI-2E family transporter has translation MLKEETKRYVIFILFLLLIVLSFFVLKDYLASLVVGALIAYLLFPLHDRLAKKLKSKNLAGIILSLSSATLLLLFLATLIPPLVLQAGQLYSNTEQIVSSKIEGLKGCSDKDSNDLKCRLSKKISDFIEQKDVKDKLADTAKQVSGFLVSSLMTIIGSIVTFIISIVIILFSVFYFLDNGVEIKNTILNLLPIKTLYKDKVLKKIEDTIIAIVLGNLTTAFLQGLAGGVIFFILGVPSSLFWGFLIFLFAFVPAIGSTIIWIPAAVILILKGSVIKGIVLIAYSIIVLGSIDNILKPKLIGNRINLPSLMIFLAVLGGLKLFGILGLLFGPLVLALLSTFIQIYREETGEEI, from the coding sequence GTGCTGAAGGAAGAAACAAAGAGATATGTAATCTTTATCCTCTTTTTACTCTTAATAGTGTTATCTTTTTTTGTCTTGAAAGATTATCTGGCTTCTCTCGTTGTCGGCGCTTTGATCGCTTATCTACTGTTCCCTCTACACGACAGATTGGCAAAAAAACTAAAATCAAAAAACCTGGCAGGAATAATATTGAGCTTGAGTAGTGCTACGTTACTGCTCTTATTCCTCGCAACACTCATTCCCCCCCTGGTTCTTCAGGCAGGACAGTTGTACTCAAATACTGAACAAATAGTCAGCAGCAAGATAGAAGGGCTAAAGGGATGCTCTGACAAGGATTCAAATGACTTGAAATGCAGGCTTAGCAAAAAAATATCCGACTTTATTGAGCAAAAAGACGTAAAGGACAAACTGGCTGATACTGCAAAGCAGGTTTCAGGGTTCCTTGTTAGTAGTCTAATGACAATCATCGGGAGCATCGTTACATTTATAATATCCATCGTTATAATACTCTTCTCGGTCTTTTACTTTCTGGACAATGGGGTAGAGATTAAGAATACCATCCTTAATCTTCTGCCTATTAAGACCTTATATAAAGACAAAGTCCTAAAAAAGATAGAAGATACAATTATTGCCATTGTGTTAGGAAATTTAACCACAGCCTTTCTTCAAGGTCTTGCAGGCGGCGTTATATTCTTTATTCTGGGAGTTCCTTCATCTCTATTCTGGGGTTTTTTAATCTTTCTTTTTGCTTTTGTGCCCGCCATAGGATCGACTATTATCTGGATACCTGCTGCAGTGATATTGATTCTTAAAGGCAGCGTGATAAAAGGTATCGTCTTAATCGCCTATTCAATAATTGTATTGGGGTCTATTGACAATATTCTAAAACCAAAGCTTATAGGCAACAGGATCAACCTTCCATCCCTTATGATATTTCTGGCTGTTTTAGGCGGTCTCAAACTGTTTGGCATTCTTGGATTACTCTTTGGCCCATTAGTCCTGGCTTTACTATCAACCTTTATCCAGATTTATAGAGAAGAAACTGGAGAGGAAATTTGA
- the cobA gene encoding uroporphyrinogen-III C-methyltransferase, translated as MKKGNVYLIGAGPGDPGLITLKGIECIRKADVVVYDYLANSKLLEYARKDSELIYAGKKGGDHTYPQSQINSIIIQRAKEGKVVARLKGGDPFLFGRGGEEAEELAAGGICFEVVPGITSAISVPAYAGIPLTHRDFTSNVAFITGHEDPTKDESSIAWDKISTGIGTLVFLMGVKNLPKIVRNLIENGRNPTTPVAIIRWGTLGRQDTLTGTLETIVELAKGKNLTPPAVTVVGEVVRLRDKLNWFETKPLFGRRIIVTRARSQASEFSNLLREYGAEPIEFPTIDVKPPRSFDALDKAIENLERYDWLILTSVNGVRSFFERLKRRGRDIRDLKGIRICAIGPRTAEEIDRTGIKIDFVPEEYKAEAIAEGLKKRGIKGKNILLPRAEESREILPEEIRNSGGNIDVVPAYKNVKPMEDKETIKGLLKKGVIDVITFTSSSTVRNFIEIFDRDELPSLIKGIAIASIGPITAETAKKLGIETDIMPESYTIPALTQAITDYFLKTPMP; from the coding sequence TTGAAGAAAGGAAATGTATATCTTATAGGTGCTGGGCCAGGCGACCCTGGTCTGATTACCCTGAAGGGTATCGAATGTATTAGAAAGGCAGACGTTGTTGTCTATGATTACCTTGCCAATTCTAAATTACTTGAGTATGCTAGAAAAGATTCGGAACTTATCTATGCAGGGAAAAAGGGTGGAGACCATACCTATCCCCAATCGCAGATAAACAGCATTATAATCCAAAGGGCAAAAGAAGGTAAAGTTGTTGCCCGTCTTAAAGGGGGAGACCCTTTTCTGTTTGGGAGAGGTGGAGAAGAGGCAGAAGAGCTGGCTGCCGGTGGGATATGCTTTGAGGTAGTACCAGGTATAACCTCTGCAATCTCCGTTCCCGCTTATGCAGGCATTCCACTTACCCACCGGGATTTTACCTCCAATGTGGCATTTATTACGGGACATGAGGACCCAACAAAAGATGAATCCAGTATCGCCTGGGATAAAATCTCTACAGGTATAGGGACACTGGTGTTTCTGATGGGTGTGAAGAACCTTCCCAAAATCGTCAGGAACCTGATAGAAAACGGCAGGAACCCCACGACTCCTGTTGCTATTATAAGGTGGGGGACACTTGGAAGGCAGGATACCCTGACAGGCACTTTAGAGACGATTGTAGAATTAGCCAAGGGGAAAAACTTAACGCCGCCTGCCGTGACAGTAGTAGGAGAGGTCGTCAGGTTAAGGGACAAACTCAATTGGTTTGAAACGAAACCACTATTTGGGAGAAGGATTATAGTAACCAGAGCAAGGAGTCAGGCAAGTGAATTCAGCAACCTTCTTAGAGAATACGGTGCTGAGCCGATAGAATTCCCCACAATTGATGTAAAACCCCCAAGAAGTTTTGATGCCCTGGATAAAGCCATTGAAAATTTAGAAAGGTATGACTGGCTGATTTTAACCAGTGTGAATGGGGTGAGGTCCTTTTTTGAAAGGCTGAAAAGGCGGGGCAGGGATATCCGGGATTTAAAAGGCATCAGAATCTGCGCCATCGGGCCCAGGACAGCAGAAGAGATAGATAGAACAGGAATTAAAATTGACTTTGTTCCGGAAGAGTATAAGGCTGAGGCCATCGCTGAAGGCCTGAAAAAAAGAGGGATCAAGGGAAAGAATATACTCCTGCCAAGGGCTGAGGAGTCGAGAGAGATACTTCCCGAGGAGATCCGTAATTCAGGGGGGAATATTGATGTAGTACCCGCCTATAAGAATGTTAAACCAATGGAAGACAAAGAAACCATCAAAGGACTCCTTAAAAAAGGAGTGATTGATGTTATAACCTTTACAAGCTCTTCAACGGTAAGGAACTTCATTGAGATATTTGACAGGGACGAGCTTCCATCATTGATAAAAGGGATAGCTATCGCATCCATAGGCCCCATAACTGCCGAAACCGCTAAAAAACTTGGGATAGAAACAGACATTATGCCTGAAAGCTATACCATACCTGCTCTTACACAGGCAATTACAGATTATTTTTTGAAAACGCCCATGCCTTGA